tatatattgaattattttacataaataactAAAGTGTATGTAGCACCTCAGAATTGAACAAGATACTTTCAGAGCATTGACTATGAGGAGTAATTATTACAGAGCATCTGCTATATACAGAAAAATGGATATGGATACATACACCCTTTAGCatataagcatatgaaaacaatTTGATATGTATAAGCTATTATAAAACTAAGGGTTTTACTCTACATGGGATTTTTTCCTAAGTTATAGTAACTGTTTTCTGCTTTCTCATATAgtatatactttttaatgtattttgaaggAATGAACTTTCTTGGAAACCATTGTGtttattctacttttatttcacatatataaaaacagCTTATAATTGTACTgaacacaaaatacaaacaaatacattttattgcacataaaaatattttaaatgaagtattGAAGTATTGCACGTAATAGAATTGATTTAGGAAAGTCACAAACCTATTATAAGACTAGTATTATTCTAGGTCTGAAGATTACAGAATATTTCCTAATAGAGATTTGCCACATCACATATTGCACATTTTCCAACACTATTCTATGTCTTGCAAATATTCCTCATAGTCTTTGCTTATGTCTTTTCTCTGTAAGACACTGTATAAAAGATTATAAAGGCAAAGAAATATGTACCATCGAAAAGGACCTGTCTACAGCTgaggaagtaaaaaaataaatacatgatcaTCCCATtctttttggggaaaaataacaaagtaaattggcaaatttctctaaaaagagagaaatattacAAATCTTAGTTTCATAAGCATTTGTCCATTTATAAATGCTCCCTGAGTTTAAGGGATTCAATTAGACTAAAAACCTATGTTACCAGCCATAATTCCTTTGTTTACATTCAGTATCTAGTACCAACATCTAACTCCTTCCAATAGTGCAAATGCATGAAGGGCTCTCACTGTTGGTAGTCATTCAGCAATAAATAGTAAGTCCACGCCtagttatttcattatttctggattcaaaataatataaagtgcATCCAAAGGTTGCATAGTCATTCTTCTCATTCTTGGGCATGGTTATTGGTCAACCTGTGATGCTTCTAGCTCATGGCAATAAAAGCCCACAGTGCAGATTTTCCtggaatttcttcctttttttccatagTTCTGTTTGGAAGAAAATTCCCAAGacactataaaattttttttcacaaagtCTCTATGGAAGACTTCGGACCACAGAGCAGCATCCACTGACACAGATTTCCTTGAGTTCCATTCTATAATAGTCAATAAGTGAACATGTTTCCTTATTATTTGTAAGGTTTGTTACATATCCAGTATAAATTCTTCTCACATTCCATGCTGCTGACCTCTGTGTTTTTCAGAAAAACACACTTGTCAGACCCTGTAACGTTGAACCtgtcaaacaataaaaaaacttaGAATTATTTTCAGCTCATTGTTTTCATTCAGTTACATGAGAATGAACTCGGAGATGGTGACCTCTGCTTCTTTTAAATTCTTAGTGGGATACACAAGTCAAATAATCATAGACTAATCTGTAGAGACAATGGacaagaattgaaaaaaaaataggatgtggagaaaaaataTGGAAGTAAGAGGAAAGCACGCCATTCATTTGGTTGGCATGGCACCAGATAAGTGATTCTTGGTCATTTCTGAGTTCAtagatttttcaataaataatttcacAAAATTGTATGCATTCAACAGCCATGCATACTAGTGCATACAGCTTTAAGGGGTTTATGGCTCCTGAAGCCCATCTGTGGATATGGAGCCATAGGACAAATATTAGGAATCCCTTTTCTAGAAACCTGAATTTTAATCTCGATACTTTATCAGTATTATGATCAACAGCAAACTTATAAAATGATCTTCAaacattaaatgtattttaactaAAGGTAATGAAAATAGAGTATCTAATTCTGGGGCAAATTTTCTTTCAGGTGTATAGAAACTCATAATTAGGCATTGAAACTATTCTTTATTCTGTGGAGATGAAAACTGAGAAATAGTAAGAAGGATTTATTTTCCAGCAACTGTCTTATTAGTAAAGACTAAATGTGACATTGAAAATGGGTTTTTGTTGCATCATCAtaattattattgaaatatttccaaattaacCAGATCTACTACTCACATTAGAGTTTGCTGAGAAAAATTActataagcatttattttatgtattataagtgtggataaagaaaaagaataataataaagcctGTTATTAAAGAATTCCAGAGTATACGCATTCAGAAGAGATTGTTAGAGCTCTTGAAGAGCTCagcctttatatttaaagtgctttgaaaggagaaaaggaaagtgatTTTCCTGAGATGCCACCCTGGGGAATATAAAGAGACTTCTGGAGACTTACCAGTTGTTAAATTCTTTGCCATTTGACCACTTCCATGGGTGACCAGGTTCCTTTTTCAGTCCAACCCAGTGTTCCTCTCTACCTGCGTATCGTTTTAGAAAGTTCTTAAAGAAAGCACAAAGGAGTTTGTTACATTAAACACCCTTCTGGGGAAGTAGATAGTAAATCCTGTTTCTCAAAAGCTGCAACTTGAGGCATGACAGCTTATCTGACCATGTACTCATTCTATATAGGATCAGCATATTTGGATTTCTGGTCTTTGAAGCTAAGCAATCAAatcaaatttaaaagattaaattaaatcTCATTTTGACCTCAGGCTGATCATATGGTTCTCTGGGATGACATTTTCCTACATCTGAAATAGGtacaatgtttgtttgtttgtttgttttctccactTAGAAACGGAAGGAAAGCACTGATTAGCCATATGAATTAAAATagtagtattttatcttttttttattcttaccaTGTCCTTTTCAGAATCAATGACAGCAAGAGTAGCACCATGTTCAGAACAAGCATTTTGGGCTGAAGTCCAGCTCCTCTTCACAGTAGAAATAAAGTAGCATTTCCTCTGGTAGCCAACCCAGTCCTCAGAGCATGAAGAAACATGGCTGTCTGATGGCATTGAGAATGTGTATTGGCCTGGACAATTGTATTGGCCCACTGTGAACAGAAAAATGCTTTGTTTTAGTaacaaaagaaaccaaatacCCACAGCATGCAAAACTAGCCTTAGGATGCTATGTTGTGCTAGGTGGTGATAAAGTAAAGGATAAAAGCTAAAAAGTAGAATTCTGAAAAGGGTATGAAGAAAGAAAGTTCTCAGGACCATATCTGATC
This sequence is a window from Homo sapiens chromosome 12, GRCh38.p14 Primary Assembly. Protein-coding genes within it:
- the CD69 gene encoding early activation antigen CD69, which gives rise to MSSENCFVAENSSLHPESGQENDATSPHFSTRHEGSFQVPVLCAVMNVVFITILIIALIALSVGQYNCPGQYTFSMPSDSHVSSCSEDWVGYQRKCYFISTVKRSWTSAQNACSEHGATLAVIDSEKDMNFLKRYAGREEHWVGLKKEPGHPWKWSNGKEFNNWFNVTGSDKCVFLKNTEVSSMECEKNLYWICNKPYK